The proteins below come from a single Molothrus aeneus isolate 106 chromosome 21, BPBGC_Maene_1.0, whole genome shotgun sequence genomic window:
- the LOC136565426 gene encoding transcription factor HES-5-like: MAPSAVFLEPDSLLTPKEKNKLRKPVVEKMRRDRINSSIEQLKLLLEKEFQRHQPNSKLEKADILEMTVSYLKQQSQLQMKTAGSFHKSSQFDFREGYSRCLQEAFYFLSLHKVRTETQTKLLSHFQKSQAAAPEVSFCPGNASALKQVSPKDSSPLWRPW; this comes from the exons ATGGCTCCCAGCGCTGTTTTCCTGGAGCCCGACAGCCTGCTGACaccaaaggagaaaaacaaa CTGAGGAAGCCGGTGGTGGAGAAAATGCGCCGGGACCGGATTAACAGCAGCATCGAGCAGCtgaagctgctcctggagaaggagttccagaggcaccagcccaaCTCCAAGCTGGAGAAAGCCGACATCCTGGAGATGACTGTCAGCTACCtgaagcagcagagccagctgcagATGAAGA ctgcaggatcCTTCCATAAAAGCTCCCAGTTTGACTTCAGAGAGGGCTACTCCAGGTGTTTGCAAGAAGCTTTCTATTTCCTCTCTCTCCACAAAGTCCGAACTGAAACACAGACCAAACTTTTAAGCCACTTCCAGAAGAgccaggcagctgctccagaggtCTCCTTCTGCCCTGGGAATGCCAGTGCCCTGAAACAAGTGTCTCCAAAGGACAGCAGCCCTCTCTGGAGGCCCTGGTAA